The Kribbella shirazensis genomic interval ATCAACGACGCCAAGAAGGCGGAGACGCGGCAGCGGCGGATCGCGAAGTGTCTGGAGATGCTCGGCGACGTCAGGGGTTCTTGAGGGAGGCCAGTTCGGTGCGGTTGGCTACGCCGAGTTTGGCGTAGACGTGGGCCAGGTGGGTCTTGACCGTGCCGCGGCTCATGAAGAGGCGCTCGCCGATCTCGGGGTTGCTGAGGCCCTCGACGGCCAGCGCCACGACCTGCTCCTCGGTCGGTGTGAGACTGGCCCAGCCGGAGGACGGCCGCCCGCGAGCTCCTCTGGTACGGCGTGCGTAGGCAACGGCCTCGTCCAACGAGAGCGTGGTCCGTGCGGGGAAAGCCGCGGGCTGATCGGGTGGCGTGGCGAGGCCCAGTTGGCTGCGGGCGGCGGATGCGGCGGTGGAGAGGCGTGCCGCGTCCTGGGGGCGGTTGGTGTGATCGGCCAGCAACGCAAGGGATTCCAGGCTTTCGACGACGTACGTGCGCAACCCGTGGTCGACGCGGATCGTCAGCGCCTGGTGCAGCAGTTCGGCCGCCTTGTCCGGCTGGTCGGGGATCGCGATCCGGCCGAGCCGGTCGAGTGCGTCGGCCAGGATCCGCGGAAGGTTGTACCTCCGCGCCAGCTCCGCAGCCCGTTCGAGCAGCTCGGTCGGGTCCTGCCCCAGCCCACGCTGAGCCGCCGCAACCGTAGGCAGCAGCATCGCCGGCGCGAACGTCCCCGCCAGCGGACTGTCCGGCGCGGTATCGCGGGCGAGCCACTCGACCGCGGCGTCGTACTCAGCCGTCCAGTAGCAGATCAAACCCATCGCCTGACCGAGATTCGGTACGACGGAACTCGCATCCAACTCGAGCAACGGCCGCATCAACTCACGCGCCTCGTCGGGCCGACCGGTCCGGACCAGCAGTGACGCCAACTGGCAGCGGGCGGCGCCGACGCGGTGGTAGTCGGCGAGCGGCTCGGCCGCGGCGAGCGCACGCTCCGCGAACTCCACGGCCCGCAGCGGCTCGCCGGTGGAGAACAGGCTCTCGGACCAGACCGTCAGCACGGTCGACGCGATCCCGCGCTCGCCGCTGCTGATCAGCCCGTCGACCGCGCGGCCGAGCAGCGGGCGGAGCTCGTCGTGGCGATCCCACAGCGACAGCAAGACGCATTGCAAGGCGATGTTCGCGTTCCGGGCCGCCTCGTTGCCGATTCCATCAGCCAGCCGGACTCCCTCGGCGGTCAGGTCCCACGCCTTCTGGAAGTCCGTGAAGAACTCCCCGACCGCAACCAGTGCGAGGAAGAGCGAACGCAGCCGGTCGTCCCCGAGCTCCGTGGCCAGCTCGAGCCCGCGGCCCGCGGCGTCGTACCCGAACGGATCGACCGTGTCCGCGACGGTCGCGTAGCCGTACAGCAAACGGGCCTGGAGCAACGTCCGGTCGTCCGGCGCACGGTCGATCGCGCGGCGCAGGTAGCCGATGCCCTCGTTGCCGGTCGCCTGCAGGTTCCACAGCCAGCGCAGCGCGGCCGCGAGCCGCCGGCCACGCTCGGGATCATCGCCGGACAGACCGTACTCGAGTGCGGCGCGATAGTTGTCCCGATCCGGCTCGACCAGGGCCCGCCAGGCGTCGCGATCCGTGTCCAGCAAGGGCTCCGCGGCCTCGGCGATCTGGAGGTAGTGGTCGAGATGACGGTCCCGTACACCGTCCTCACTGTCCTCGCCGGCCTCCGCCAGCCGCGTTCCGGCGTACTCGCGGATCGTCTCCAGCAGCCGGTACCGCCCGCTTTCGGCCACGACGAGCGATTTGTCGACAAGCCGCGCCAAGGTCTCGAGTCCGGCGCCGCAGACGGCCGACGCGGCGTCGAGAGTGAACCGGCCGGCGAAGACCGCGAGCCGGCGGAAGACCTGGCGCTCGTCCTCGTCGAGCAGGTCGTAGCTCCAGTCGATCGACGCGGCGAGTGTGCGCTGGCGGGCCGCGACGCCGCGGACGTTCTTCGTCAGCAGACCGAACCGGTCGTTCAGGCCTGCTTCGATCTGCAGCGGTGTCAGCGTGCGGGTCCACGCCGCGGCGAGCTCCAGCGCGAGCGGGATGCCGTCGAGGCGTATGCAGATCGACCGGATCGCCTGCTCCGAATCGGCCGGTAGCGCGCCGTGCAACTCGGTCCCGGAACGCTCCAGGAACAACGCCCGCGCCTCGTCCGGAGCGAGGGCGGGCACCCGCCAGATCGCCTCGCCGGGAAGGTCCAGCGGCTCACGGCTGGTCGCGAGGATCGAGACCTCCGGACAGCCCGTCTGCAGCGCGGCGACGAACTCCGCGACGCCCTCGATGATCTGCTCGCAGTTGTCGAGGCAGATCAACGCCCGCTTGGTCCGGAGCTGGCCGATGAGCAGGCGGTCGCCGGGCTCGACGAGCAGCCCGATCGCGGCGGCGACCACCTCGGGGAGCTGCGTGCTGTCGGTGACGGCGGACAGATCGACCCACCAGACGCCGTCCGGCCACCGCTCGGCCAGTTGGGCCGCGGTCTGGGCGGCCAGGCGGGTCTTGCCGCTGCCACCCGGTCCCGTGAGGGTGACGAGGCGGCTGCCGGCGAGCTGGGTGCGGAGCGCGGCGACCTGCGTCTGGCGTCCGACGAAGCTGGTGAACATCACCGGAAGGTTGTTCGGCACCTGGTCGAGCGACCGCAACGGCTCCTTGGTCGCAGTCAGCTCGAAGATCCGTTCCGGCGAACCGAGGTCGCGCAGACGGTGCATTCCGAGGTCGACGGCCTCCGGCAGACCGACACCGATTGTTGCTGACAGCAAGGTCTGTCCGGCGTTGGCGATCGCGATTAGCTGCTCCGCGTACCGTACGGCGGCGGACGTCTCCGGTGCGGTGTGTACGGCGATCCGGAGCAGCTCGCCCGCGGGTACCCGAGCAGCTGCCTCGCGAAGCGCCCGCGCCGCCGAGATCGCGTCGGCGGGGTCGTCGTACCGCAGGACCGGCCACCCGGCGTCCCGACGTACCGGCTCCCCCGGCAGCTCCGCGGCAAGGCCGGCCAGCCGCGCGTACGCCGGCGCGCTCGCGGCCCCGGTGTACGACGCCGTCAGGACTGTCACCCCACCCATGAATGTCAGTCTGCCATTCGGCCTGTGGGGGTCGCCCTTGTGGACAGTATTCGCTACTCTCCCGAACAGGGGGTCGAGACTCGGTGGCATTCAAAAGCGTGAGGAGCCACATGGCACACACCACACCGACTGACCACGGCAAATTCGCCCTGCCAACCAAGAACCTGCCCGCACCGCAGGTTCGCGACCTCCCCGAACCACCCTCGAACACCTGGAAGATCATCGGCCCCGGCATGGTCGGCGCCGGAGTGGGGCTGGCCTCGGGCGAGTTCATCCTCTGGCCCTACATCTCCAGCCAGGTCGGCCTGGTGTTCCTCTGGGGCGCCTTCGTCGGCGTGGCGGTCCAGTGGTTCCTGAACATGGAGATCGAGCGGTACACGCTGGCAACTGGTGAGACAGCGTTGACCGGCTTCAACCGGTACGGGAAGCACTGGGGCCTGTTCTTCGCGATCATGACGTACTTCGCGAACCTCTGGCCCGGCTGGGCGACCAGCTCCGCCTCGATGCTCACGTACCTGTTCGGGGGCGGCAACCCGCGCTGGATCGCGATCGTGATGCTGCTGGTGATCGGGGCGATCCTGACCCTCGCGCCGGTCGTCTACGTGATGCTGGAACGACTGATCGCGGTGAAGATCGCGGCCGTCGCGCTGCTGGTCGTCCTGGCGCTGGCGTTCGCGATCCGCGGGAAGACGTACAGCGCCGCCGGTGACGCGATCACCCACCCGCAGTTCCCGGCCGAGCAGCTCGGGTTCGCGCTGGTGATGGGCGCGATCGCCTACGCGGGCGCGGGCGGCGGCCAGAACCTCGTGCAGAGCAACTGGATCCGGGACAAGGGCTTCGGCATGGGCGTGCACGTGCCGCGGCTGGTCTCACCGGTGACCGGCGAGACCGAGGCCGACCCGACCGCCAACGGGTACACGTTCCCGACGAACGACGAGAACCTGGCCCGCTGGAAGCGCTGGTGGAAGTTCGCGAACATCGAGCAGGCCCTGACCTTCGTGCTGATCACGGTGCTGACGATCACGTTCACCTCGATGCTGGCTCACGCCACGCTGTTCGGCGACGGCAACGTGAAGAACAACATCAGCTTCCTGAAGATCGAAGGTACGACGCTGCAGACGCTGGTCGGCGGCTGGTTCGGGTACCTGTTCTGGGCGATCGGCGCGTTCTCGCTGTTCGCCGCGGCGGCCGGCATCGTGGACTACACGTCCCGGCTGACCTCGGACATGATCAAGGCCCGGTACCTGCGCGAGTCGAAGATCAGCGAGTCCAAGCTGTACTTCTGGCTGGTCTGGGGACTCGTTGCCTTCGGCATCATCGTGTTGCTGGCCGGCCTCACGCAGCCGCTGGTGCTGCTGGTGATCTCCGCCTGCACCGCCGGAACGATGATGTTCATCTACTCCGGACTGCTCTGGTGGATGAACTCGCACGCGCTCCCGCAAGCCATCCGCATCACCACGTGGCGGGCGGCCGTCCTGTTGTTCGCGTTCCTCGCCTTCGGGTTCCTGGCCGTCTTCACCGTCATCGACCAGGTCAAGAAGCTCTGAGACAACCCAGTCAGCCGAGGAAGGCCACCACGGCTTCCTCGGCTGACGTACGACGTACCACCTGGACGCCACTGCTCTCGCGGACCGTGCGGTACAGCTCGACCGAAACCTTCAACGCCCGCAGGCAGTCGTCGCGGTCGGCGGTCGCGACGGTCTGCCGCAGCTCGGGCACGAGCTCCGGCGCGAGCGTCTCCAGCCGCCGTACGCCGGCCGGCCTCGCGGTCCGGCCCAGGGTCGCCAGCGGAGCGATCGCGGCCGAGCGCAGCATGCCGAGTCCGTCGATCGCCTCGAACAGCTCGCCGCGGCCGATCTTCACCGCGACGTAGTGCACCCAGACCCAGAACCGGTCCTCGATCCACTGCGGATCCGGCGCCGGCCAGTGCGCCGCGGATTCGGCGTGCGCCCGGTCGACGACATCGCCGCGCTGCCACAGCACCACAC includes:
- a CDS encoding nucleotidyltransferase domain-containing protein, whose product is MTAVGERVPGHLRGIADQVVAAAEADERLLAVIAGGSVATGTSDEYSDLDLVLVCTPEAQAECLAEAPEFAGRIGPFLAGFTGEHVGEPRLLITLFGPPLTHVDLKYVTPDDLRKRVEDGVVLWQRGDVVDRAHAESAAHWPAPDPQWIEDRFWVWVHYVAVKIGRGELFEAIDGLGMLRSAAIAPLATLGRTARPAGVRRLETLAPELVPELRQTVATADRDDCLRALKVSVELYRTVRESSGVQVVRRTSAEEAVVAFLG
- a CDS encoding helix-turn-helix transcriptional regulator, with amino-acid sequence MGGVTVLTASYTGAASAPAYARLAGLAAELPGEPVRRDAGWPVLRYDDPADAISAARALREAAARVPAGELLRIAVHTAPETSAAVRYAEQLIAIANAGQTLLSATIGVGLPEAVDLGMHRLRDLGSPERIFELTATKEPLRSLDQVPNNLPVMFTSFVGRQTQVAALRTQLAGSRLVTLTGPGGSGKTRLAAQTAAQLAERWPDGVWWVDLSAVTDSTQLPEVVAAAIGLLVEPGDRLLIGQLRTKRALICLDNCEQIIEGVAEFVAALQTGCPEVSILATSREPLDLPGEAIWRVPALAPDEARALFLERSGTELHGALPADSEQAIRSICIRLDGIPLALELAAAWTRTLTPLQIEAGLNDRFGLLTKNVRGVAARQRTLAASIDWSYDLLDEDERQVFRRLAVFAGRFTLDAASAVCGAGLETLARLVDKSLVVAESGRYRLLETIREYAGTRLAEAGEDSEDGVRDRHLDHYLQIAEAAEPLLDTDRDAWRALVEPDRDNYRAALEYGLSGDDPERGRRLAAALRWLWNLQATGNEGIGYLRRAIDRAPDDRTLLQARLLYGYATVADTVDPFGYDAAGRGLELATELGDDRLRSLFLALVAVGEFFTDFQKAWDLTAEGVRLADGIGNEAARNANIALQCVLLSLWDRHDELRPLLGRAVDGLISSGERGIASTVLTVWSESLFSTGEPLRAVEFAERALAAAEPLADYHRVGAARCQLASLLVRTGRPDEARELMRPLLELDASSVVPNLGQAMGLICYWTAEYDAAVEWLARDTAPDSPLAGTFAPAMLLPTVAAAQRGLGQDPTELLERAAELARRYNLPRILADALDRLGRIAIPDQPDKAAELLHQALTIRVDHGLRTYVVESLESLALLADHTNRPQDAARLSTAASAARSQLGLATPPDQPAAFPARTTLSLDEAVAYARRTRGARGRPSSGWASLTPTEEQVVALAVEGLSNPEIGERLFMSRGTVKTHLAHVYAKLGVANRTELASLKNP
- a CDS encoding Nramp family divalent metal transporter → MAHTTPTDHGKFALPTKNLPAPQVRDLPEPPSNTWKIIGPGMVGAGVGLASGEFILWPYISSQVGLVFLWGAFVGVAVQWFLNMEIERYTLATGETALTGFNRYGKHWGLFFAIMTYFANLWPGWATSSASMLTYLFGGGNPRWIAIVMLLVIGAILTLAPVVYVMLERLIAVKIAAVALLVVLALAFAIRGKTYSAAGDAITHPQFPAEQLGFALVMGAIAYAGAGGGQNLVQSNWIRDKGFGMGVHVPRLVSPVTGETEADPTANGYTFPTNDENLARWKRWWKFANIEQALTFVLITVLTITFTSMLAHATLFGDGNVKNNISFLKIEGTTLQTLVGGWFGYLFWAIGAFSLFAAAAGIVDYTSRLTSDMIKARYLRESKISESKLYFWLVWGLVAFGIIVLLAGLTQPLVLLVISACTAGTMMFIYSGLLWWMNSHALPQAIRITTWRAAVLLFAFLAFGFLAVFTVIDQVKKL